In the Paroedura picta isolate Pp20150507F chromosome 15, Ppicta_v3.0, whole genome shotgun sequence genome, one interval contains:
- the EVI2A gene encoding protein EVI2A: MKLMGNSRVHLAFILGAVLSLYLQVRASVTEAPLGTTESPAIPASQNPTSQEPTEPSTVLTTMVSQEATTTATQTSVFQPASPTETSTFQSRPAPLPSTRPPEVLTSFYATATTSPDQGSVTLGKEQVTANICEDNSKGLMLICFIIIGIIVFICALLLFVIGVLASKMSHLKRRQPSKRLPRSNGDFLSGNSLWPLGLETLQRMSNETPGTDPKTQGPGLETPGARHEPFEEAGKKLAREISNRQKHREMPQNHTTAA; this comes from the coding sequence atgaaactgatgggcaactCACGGGTACATCTGGCTTTCATTCTGGGGGCTGTTCTGTCCTTATACTTGCAAGTCAGAGCAAGTGTCACTGAGGCCCCTTTGGGAACAACTGAAAGTCCTGCAATTCCTGCCAGTCAAAACCCAACAAGCCAGGAGCCAACAGAACCAAGCACGGTTCTTACTACTATGGTTTCCCAAGAGGCAACGACTACTGCAACGCAGACGTCTGTCTTCCAGCCTGCGTCACCAACAGAAACATCCACCTTCCAATCAAGACCAGCCCCCCTACCCTCAACACGGCCCCCAGAGGTGCTGACCTCTTTTTATGCAACTGCTACAACCAGCCCTGATCAGGGATCAGTGACCCTTGGCAAGGAGCAGGTGACAGCTAACATATGTGAAGACAACAGTAAGGGATTAATGTTAATTTGCTTCATTATCATTGGAATCATTGTCTTCATCtgtgctctcctcctctttgtcaTTGGAGTTCTGGCAAGCAAAATGTCCCATCTTAAGAGAAGACAGCCAAGCAAGCGCCTGCCCAGGAGCAACGGGGACTTTCTAAGTGGGAACAGTTTGTGGCCACTTGGGTTGGAGACACTGCAGAGGATGTCCAATGAAACACCAGGAACTGATCCAAAGACACAAGGCCCTGGGTTGGAGACGCCGGGTGCGAGACACGAGCCATTTGAAGAAGCTGGCAAGAAACTAGCTAGAGAAATATCCAACAGACAGAAGCATCGAGAGATGCCACAAAATCACACAACAGCAGCCTAG